The following are from one region of the Mesorhizobium sp. B2-8-5 genome:
- a CDS encoding DUF2604 domain-containing protein, protein MAKSPKSSPETAAPTAGPKQKITLTIVVNGEPVAVEANVNSPLHTVIAKALADSGNVGQPPENWELKDEAGVVLDASKKIEDLGIIEGQKLFLSLKAGAAG, encoded by the coding sequence ATGGCAAAGTCTCCGAAAAGTTCACCTGAAACAGCGGCGCCGACGGCCGGCCCCAAACAAAAAATAACTCTGACTATCGTTGTCAATGGTGAGCCAGTGGCTGTGGAAGCCAATGTCAATTCGCCGTTGCATACAGTTATCGCTAAGGCGCTAGCTGATTCCGGGAACGTCGGCCAGCCGCCGGAGAACTGGGAGCTGAAGGACGAGGCAGGAGTTGTCCTAGATGCAAGCAAGAAAATCGAGGACCTTGGGATCATTGAGGGTCAGAAGTTGTTTCTGAGCCTCAAGGCCGGGGCAGCAGGTTGA
- a CDS encoding AAA family ATPase has product MICDVHLTNFKCFQQEQIPLKRLTVLSGGNGVGKSSVIQALLLLRQTGDQARLLAGAVSRTDGGHPLFSIKLNDNYRLSLGNSATLTNADIESDMVVLGVSGDGTDRVMCSFEASTKKPTTSIACVEAPEDLLERVGAFPIFQQEFHYLVAERVGPRDLQPMADQLFISTGYAGEFTAFAISQAEAESRMVAQALCIEADSKLFRVQLEAWMGRLVPGAQIFTTPHPDLNRVQMAIGRRGATAKALPPANTGFGISYALPVVVSGLLAAPGSMLIVENPEAHLHPGAQTAIGIFLASVASAGVQVLVETHSENVLNGVRLAVLRDIIPHDDASFLFLSLGEGPGQPILHPITMDKAAELTSWPPGFFDQQGADLAEMMKARRALAAQAKV; this is encoded by the coding sequence ATGATCTGCGACGTCCACCTGACCAATTTCAAATGCTTCCAGCAAGAGCAAATCCCACTCAAGCGGCTTACCGTGCTGAGCGGCGGAAACGGTGTCGGCAAGTCGAGCGTGATTCAGGCGCTCCTGCTCCTCCGTCAGACCGGCGACCAGGCCCGTCTACTGGCGGGGGCGGTCAGCCGCACCGATGGGGGGCATCCGCTTTTTAGCATCAAGCTCAATGACAACTATCGGCTAAGTCTGGGCAACAGCGCCACGCTCACGAACGCGGATATCGAATCCGACATGGTTGTTCTGGGGGTGTCCGGCGATGGTACCGACCGCGTCATGTGCAGCTTCGAGGCGAGCACCAAAAAGCCGACGACGAGCATCGCCTGCGTCGAGGCGCCGGAGGACCTACTCGAGCGTGTGGGCGCGTTTCCCATCTTCCAGCAGGAATTCCATTACCTCGTCGCCGAGCGGGTCGGTCCGCGTGACCTGCAGCCGATGGCCGACCAGCTCTTCATCTCCACCGGCTATGCGGGCGAGTTCACGGCCTTCGCGATCTCACAGGCGGAGGCAGAGAGCCGCATGGTGGCGCAAGCCTTGTGCATCGAGGCTGATTCCAAGCTCTTCCGAGTCCAGCTTGAGGCTTGGATGGGGCGGCTGGTGCCGGGAGCACAGATTTTCACAACGCCTCATCCCGATCTCAATCGCGTGCAAATGGCGATCGGCCGGCGGGGCGCGACGGCGAAAGCGCTTCCCCCGGCCAATACGGGCTTCGGAATCAGCTATGCCTTGCCGGTGGTGGTGAGTGGGCTGCTCGCGGCTCCAGGATCGATGCTCATCGTCGAAAACCCGGAGGCCCATCTCCATCCCGGCGCTCAGACCGCAATCGGGATTTTCCTCGCCTCGGTGGCCTCGGCAGGCGTACAGGTCCTCGTCGAGACCCATAGCGAGAATGTCCTGAACGGTGTCCGCCTGGCCGTGCTGCGGGACATCATCCCACATGATGATGCGAGTTTCCTGTTCCTGTCGCTCGGCGAGGGCCCGGGACAGCCCATCCTCCACCCGATCACGATGGACAAGGCGGCCGAGCTCACGAGCTGGCCGCCCGGCTTCTTCGATCAGCAGGGTGCCGACCTGGCCGAGATGATGAAGGCACGCCGAGCCCTGGCCGCACAGGCCAAGGTGTGA
- a CDS encoding DUF262 domain-containing protein produces MQIPIRLASGERASVALRLDQSQPDGLCRWTAEDVSHELTITTTEAGQIVGVEMSGDIGSTPDEISEAFIQALAERSIQEAAGIEVTEESADGSPEPFPYDPEFIRVDTKPFNISLVYDMIKDGDINLSPDFQRQFVWTDVGARSRLIESIMLRIPLPVFYLAQDYDGRLQVVDGLQRLTVIEQFLDNKLRLRDLEYLKDEEGKVFRHDDPNRCIDQRYRKRIMQTQIMMNIIDAQTPVDVKFDIFKRINQGGRPLNAQEIRNCMSSPETRHLLHSLSRSPEFLEATCSSVGTVRMQDQEIALRFAAFRLANLEYQSPYAGNMERFLDQTIETLNRNPGSFDQLVPAFERGMRNSAHLFGAFAFRKCGPHDLLPGARRRLMNNSLFTTWSVVLAERDEKEVQAVKPGSFAEIVAHELDRDANYYDSVSFGTNDRRRLLYAFEKARTLCAEHMG; encoded by the coding sequence TTGCAAATCCCCATCCGCCTCGCGTCGGGAGAGCGAGCATCTGTCGCTCTGCGGCTGGACCAGTCGCAGCCCGACGGGCTGTGCCGTTGGACCGCAGAAGACGTTTCGCATGAACTTACAATCACCACAACGGAAGCCGGCCAGATCGTGGGCGTCGAAATGTCCGGAGATATCGGATCGACCCCGGACGAGATCAGCGAAGCCTTCATACAGGCGCTCGCGGAGCGTTCGATCCAAGAGGCTGCGGGCATAGAGGTCACTGAGGAATCGGCAGACGGCTCGCCCGAGCCCTTCCCCTACGATCCGGAGTTCATCCGGGTCGACACGAAGCCTTTCAACATCAGCCTAGTCTACGACATGATCAAGGACGGCGACATCAACCTGTCGCCCGATTTCCAGCGCCAATTTGTGTGGACTGATGTCGGCGCGCGGTCGCGGCTCATCGAATCGATAATGCTGCGCATTCCGCTGCCAGTCTTCTACCTCGCCCAGGATTACGACGGACGCCTGCAGGTGGTCGATGGGCTGCAGCGCCTTACCGTCATCGAGCAATTCCTCGACAACAAACTGCGCTTGCGCGACCTGGAATATCTTAAGGACGAGGAGGGTAAGGTCTTCCGACATGACGATCCGAACCGCTGCATCGACCAGCGTTACCGCAAGCGGATCATGCAGACGCAGATCATGATGAACATCATCGACGCTCAGACGCCGGTGGACGTGAAGTTCGACATCTTCAAACGCATCAACCAGGGCGGCCGGCCGCTCAACGCCCAGGAAATCCGCAACTGCATGTCGTCGCCGGAGACACGGCATCTCCTGCACAGCCTGTCCCGGTCACCCGAGTTTCTGGAGGCAACATGCTCGAGCGTGGGCACCGTTCGCATGCAGGACCAGGAGATCGCGCTTCGCTTCGCGGCGTTCCGGCTGGCGAACCTTGAGTATCAGTCGCCATATGCGGGCAATATGGAGCGCTTCCTTGACCAGACGATCGAGACGCTCAACCGGAATCCGGGTTCGTTCGACCAACTGGTCCCCGCCTTTGAGCGCGGCATGCGCAACAGCGCACACCTCTTCGGCGCCTTCGCCTTCCGGAAATGCGGTCCGCACGACCTTCTCCCGGGCGCCAGGCGCAGGCTGATGAACAACTCGCTGTTCACGACTTGGTCGGTGGTCCTAGCGGAACGGGACGAGAAGGAGGTTCAGGCGGTCAAGCCCGGGAGTTTTGCCGAGATCGTTGCTCACGAACTCGACAGGGACGCCAATTATTATGACAGTGTCTCGTTCGGCACCAACGATCGGCGTCGGTTGCTCTACGCATTCGAAAAGGCACGAACCCTCTGCGCGGAGCATATGGGATGA
- a CDS encoding XRE family transcriptional regulator → MAKTFNPEMLALARESKGFTQGDLIDRLAEPMSQGKLSKIENGLIQPTNEDIDALALALGYKREFFFHPHLRRAEPATYHRKRQKLTKADWAKIYAKAEIYRITTSIFLRSVELAPSRANPPYIDPDEVGGRVDDIARAVRQAWSMPRGPVEDVTTLMESAGIVVVPFDFGTELCDGFCQSASEGMPPVVFINTRQPKDRLRYSLAHELGHLVMHKIPNPEMERQANLFAGEFLMPTADIAKDFYSLSLEKFMALKKYWKTSMAALMLKARDIGRLSESAHRYYMINMSKRGWRTKEPVDIEARESPKLIYQLVRAHMGHLNYTLDDLSTLTGLPTETFQDFFGLVSTPRFRIVS, encoded by the coding sequence ATGGCGAAGACATTCAACCCAGAAATGCTCGCACTGGCGCGAGAGTCGAAGGGATTCACGCAAGGCGATTTGATCGATCGCCTTGCGGAGCCGATGTCGCAAGGCAAATTGTCGAAGATTGAGAACGGTCTCATCCAGCCGACCAACGAGGATATCGACGCGCTGGCGTTGGCGCTCGGTTATAAGCGCGAGTTCTTTTTCCATCCGCATTTAAGGCGAGCAGAACCGGCGACCTACCATCGAAAACGGCAGAAGCTCACCAAGGCCGATTGGGCGAAAATTTATGCCAAAGCTGAAATCTATCGAATTACCACTTCCATCTTCCTTCGCTCTGTAGAATTGGCGCCGAGCAGAGCGAACCCTCCTTATATCGACCCCGATGAAGTTGGCGGCAGAGTTGACGACATTGCCCGCGCCGTGCGCCAGGCATGGTCGATGCCGCGCGGCCCAGTCGAAGACGTAACAACACTCATGGAGAGTGCCGGCATTGTCGTCGTCCCCTTCGACTTCGGGACGGAACTCTGTGACGGCTTCTGTCAAAGTGCTTCTGAAGGAATGCCCCCTGTCGTGTTCATCAACACACGGCAGCCAAAGGACAGGCTGAGATATTCCCTGGCTCATGAACTTGGACATCTGGTGATGCATAAAATCCCAAATCCGGAAATGGAGAGGCAGGCTAATCTATTTGCTGGTGAATTCCTCATGCCAACAGCCGACATCGCCAAGGACTTCTACAGCCTCTCTCTTGAGAAATTTATGGCGCTCAAAAAATACTGGAAGACCTCAATGGCTGCCCTCATGTTGAAGGCGCGGGACATTGGCCGGCTGAGCGAGAGCGCTCACCGATACTACATGATCAATATGTCCAAGCGTGGCTGGCGAACTAAGGAACCTGTCGACATTGAAGCGCGTGAAAGTCCGAAACTGATCTACCAACTGGTCCGCGCGCATATGGGACACCTGAATTACACTCTTGACGACCTTTCCACGCTTACCGGCCTCCCCACTGAAACATTCCAAGACTTTTTCGGCCTCGTAAGCACACCGCGATTCCGAATCGTTAGCTGA